One part of the Methanofastidiosum sp. genome encodes these proteins:
- a CDS encoding site-specific DNA-methyltransferase produces the protein MPEDTILHGDVYACLTSLEDNSIAVAITSPPYWAQRDYEFEGQIGSEKTSEEYIGKLVSVFSKLREKLRDDGIFFLNVGDKYFNKYGKSNLLLIPYRLAYHMQKDGWIVEDIIMWYKPNHMPSSVKDRFANTYEPVIVLSKNKHNIYKKENNVLSIPLQPSKWKHTAVFPEKLVDELLKKINLKKEDIVLDPFGGTGTTAYAVKKLRNNNLNPLEIYSIMIEMSEEFVKIIQERVDIQKIVPVNHIEYKWKSLTNDYPSYTEINEIINNIYGEVFIANTSKELIAAFNGITGDNFKKYHRKDALYFFGVKNWDLEALYYANRIYGYNYVLRNMIIISNNFKWYPIFVFANDSTIVPYKFYIDRIRVDPLMKNEFDWDKIKFIGMKVKSSFSKETKEGTIVEILKNYEDGFPKIVCVQWNGKASIEFVIHPGEDEFLMEGLKFLCPFCHTTLKEIFNPISKTKCPNCKKELLNGKDSIPTIIEPEQIEIELENLKSIYSPIGKIIEINSFENKKKTSSKFADVKRVNWGASPGARKIMEGDYFAKMRLYRMDQPTIAKILSIIRESKDFKIKDLLEVFPDNYLHTVGHWFRTDFGGSVPKNEDAEKLEEVIGNGEKIWEILKRTALKFQTVKSSIKGKNPGDFIFDLSDEELINYLRLLFMTPNDYINSLTNKDNINIKNHQSDLDSFMKNE, from the coding sequence ATGCCAGAGGATACAATCTTACATGGAGATGTTTATGCATGTCTAACTTCTCTTGAGGATAATTCAATTGCAGTTGCTATAACTTCACCACCCTATTGGGCCCAAAGAGATTATGAATTTGAGGGCCAAATTGGTTCAGAAAAGACTTCAGAGGAATATATTGGGAAGCTAGTTTCAGTTTTTAGCAAACTAAGAGAGAAACTAAGAGATGACGGTATATTTTTCTTAAATGTTGGCGACAAATATTTTAACAAGTATGGAAAGTCGAACTTACTTTTAATACCTTATAGACTTGCTTATCACATGCAAAAAGATGGTTGGATAGTTGAAGATATTATTATGTGGTATAAACCAAATCATATGCCCTCATCTGTGAAGGACAGATTTGCAAATACTTATGAGCCTGTAATAGTTCTATCCAAGAATAAACATAATATCTATAAAAAAGAAAATAATGTTCTTAGTATTCCATTACAGCCTTCCAAATGGAAACACACCGCAGTATTCCCAGAGAAACTAGTTGATGAATTATTAAAAAAAATTAATCTAAAAAAGGAGGATATTGTACTAGATCCTTTCGGAGGTACTGGAACTACTGCTTATGCTGTTAAAAAGTTGAGAAACAACAATCTTAATCCTTTAGAAATATATTCTATAATGATCGAAATGAGTGAAGAATTTGTCAAGATTATCCAAGAGCGGGTTGATATACAAAAAATTGTTCCAGTAAACCATATAGAATATAAATGGAAATCCCTCACAAATGACTATCCTTCTTATACTGAAATTAATGAGATAATCAACAATATTTATGGAGAAGTATTCATTGCAAATACTTCAAAAGAATTAATTGCTGCATTTAATGGCATTACAGGTGACAATTTCAAGAAATACCACCGAAAGGACGCCCTATACTTTTTTGGTGTTAAGAATTGGGATCTAGAAGCCCTGTATTATGCCAACAGGATATATGGGTATAACTATGTTTTAAGAAATATGATTATTATTTCCAATAACTTCAAATGGTATCCTATTTTTGTATTTGCTAATGATAGCACCATAGTTCCGTATAAATTTTATATTGATAGGATAAGAGTTGATCCTTTAATGAAAAATGAATTTGACTGGGATAAAATTAAATTTATTGGAATGAAGGTCAAAAGTAGTTTTTCTAAAGAAACTAAAGAGGGAACTATTGTTGAAATACTAAAAAATTATGAAGACGGGTTCCCTAAAATAGTATGTGTTCAATGGAATGGAAAAGCTTCTATAGAATTTGTGATACACCCAGGGGAAGACGAATTTTTAATGGAAGGTTTGAAATTCTTATGTCCTTTTTGCCATACTACTCTAAAAGAAATATTTAATCCTATTTCAAAGACAAAATGCCCAAATTGTAAAAAGGAACTATTGAATGGCAAGGACTCTATACCAACGATTATAGAGCCAGAACAAATTGAGATAGAATTAGAAAATCTAAAATCTATATATAGCCCCATTGGAAAAATTATTGAAATAAATTCATTTGAGAATAAGAAAAAAACGTCAAGTAAATTTGCAGATGTAAAAAGGGTTAACTGGGGCGCTTCTCCAGGTGCTAGAAAAATCATGGAAGGCGACTATTTTGCTAAAATGAGATTATATAGGATGGATCAACCAACAATTGCGAAAATACTATCGATAATACGAGAGAGTAAAGACTTTAAAATTAAGGATTTATTGGAAGTTTTTCCTGATAATTATCTCCACACAGTAGGCCATTGGTTTAGAACTGATTTTGGAGGTTCAGTTCCGAAAAATGAAGATGCAGAGAAACTAGAAGAGGTAATAGGTAATGGAGAAAAAATATGGGAAATTTTAAAACGTACAGCATTGAAATTTCAAACTGTTAAATCATCAATAAAAGGAAAAAATCCAGGCGATTTTATTTTTGATTTATCAGATGAAGAACTAATTAATTATTTGAGACTATTGTTTATGACACCAAATGATTATATAAACTCTCTAACAAATAAAGATAATATAAATATTAAAAATCATCAATCTGACTTAGATTCTTTCATGAAAAATGAATAG
- a CDS encoding NFYB/HAP3 family transcription factor subunit, with amino-acid sequence MKEPEDLALAAVGRLIRGEGIERVSEDACIALALALEEYARQITRKAKDYSTHAKRKTIKLDDIELALKDFKIK; translated from the coding sequence ATAAAAGAACCCGAAGATCTTGCTTTGGCTGCAGTTGGGAGATTGATTAGGGGAGAGGGGATAGAGAGAGTTTCTGAAGATGCATGCATAGCTTTGGCCTTGGCACTTGAAGAATATGCAAGGCAGATAACAAGAAAGGCAAAAGACTATTCGACTCATGCTAAAAGAAAAACAATAAAACTTGATGATATTGAGCTTGCACTGAAAGATTTTAAGATTAAATAG